Proteins from one Fragaria vesca subsp. vesca linkage group LG6, FraVesHawaii_1.0, whole genome shotgun sequence genomic window:
- the LOC101304990 gene encoding uncharacterized protein LOC101304990, translating to MPPPPPPPSDPQTDFPQLLKGGTKHQKALSSVGSLANLLPTGTVLAFQAITPSLSYNGRCQTFNKCLVALVMLACSLVCFLSSFTDSLQNGKNSKVYYGIATCNGLHVFNYEDPENEKKALGDKLKDMRITSADYLHAFVSVFVFLIFACSSLEVQTCYFPAEIKDQMEYSMVIYLPLVVGLLSSFLFAYFPTNRRGIGYTCRT from the coding sequence ATGCCACCACCACCACCACCACCGTCTGATCCACAGACTGATTTTCCACAACTTTTGAAAGGCGGCACAAAGCACCAAAAGGCACTTAGCAGTGTGGGAAGCCTAGCAAACTTGTTACCTACAGGCACTGTTCTTGCATTCCAAGCCATCACGCCTTCCCTTTCCTACAACGGTAGATGCCAGACCTTCAACAAGTGCCTTGTTGCACTCGTCATGCTAGCTTGTTCTCTCGTCTGCTTCCTCTCTTCCTTCACCGACAGTCTGCAAAACGGGAAGAATTCGAAAGTGTACTATGGCATCGCAACATGCAACGGGCTTCACGTTTTCAACTATGAAGACCCTGAGAATGAAAAGAAAGCTCTTGGTGATAAACTGAAGGATATGAGGATTACATCCGCGGATTATCTTCATGCGTTTGTCTCGGTGTTTGTGTTTCTGATATTTGCTTGTAGCAGCTTAGAGGTGCAGACCTGCTACTTTCCGGCTGAGATAAAAGATCAAATGGAGTATTCGATGGTGATATATTTGCCTTTGGTCGTTGGACTTCTGTCAAGCTTCTTGTTCGCCTATTTCCCTACTAATCGTAGAGGGATTGGCTACACATGCAGAACATGA
- the LOC101305287 gene encoding uncharacterized protein LOC101305287 codes for MAAEISSIDQPLTPPPPPATVKRGSNHPVHDTLAIAANLANLLPTGTVLAFQTLTPSFSNNGCCQQLSNKFLTSSVIIICAVFCFLSSFTDSFIDNDNGGKLYYGIATFKGMYIFNNNDMEEDMNKYLKKYRIKFIDFVHAFISLLVFLIFALTNSNVQSCFFSGVGINISELAMKLPLGAGVLSTFLFTIFPTTRRGIGYADIISTQRTVNDM; via the coding sequence ATGGCTGCTGAAATATCATCTATCGATCAACCACTCACGCCACCACCTCCTCCTGCAACGGTAAAGCGAGGCTCAAACCACCCTGTTCACGACACCCTAGCCATTGCAGCCAATCTAGCTAACCTCCTCCCTACAGGCACCGTCCTTGCATTTCAAACCCTAACTCCGAGTTTCTCCAACAACGGATGTTGCCAACAACTATCCAATAAGTTCCTTACTTCATCTGTCATAATAATTTGTGCTGTCTTCTGTTTCTTATCTTCATTCACTGACAGCTTCATCGACAATGACAATGGTGGAAAACTCTATTATGGAATCGCCACTTTCAAAGGCATGTACATCTTTAACAACAATGACATGGAGGAAGATATGAATAAGTACCTGAAGAAGTATAGAATAAAGTTCATAGATTTTGTTCATGCGTTCATCTCACTACTTGTGTTCCTAATCTTTGCTCTTACCAACTCCAACGTGCAAAGTTGTTTCTTTTCTGGAGTGGGAATAAATATCAGTGAACTTGCAATGAAATTGCCACTAGGTGCAGGGGTTTTGTCAACCTTCTTGTTCACCATATTTCCAACTACTCGAAGAGGAATTGGATACGCAGACATCATCTCCACCCAAAGGACTGTCAATGATATGTGA